The Medicago truncatula cultivar Jemalong A17 chromosome 4, MtrunA17r5.0-ANR, whole genome shotgun sequence genome includes a region encoding these proteins:
- the LOC25494374 gene encoding uncharacterized protein, whose product MAAVAIGVRCCCSLSFPSHRKSSSSSCSDYYYRRRSSRINASSLFWGSSKDNNKQNNISSSSSSSHQQQFSFNVTTTTESEEDKDKIITVSFVSSISDIPSTQWDACALDATGGPDKFNPFLSHAFLSSLELSSSSVKEKGWTPHHIIAKDIHNHILAVVPLYLKTHSYGEFVFDHSWANAYSHFYGSNSYYPKLQSCVPFTPVTGPRILLRNTSFKHHIFDFIVSAIKDLTAMSQLSSFHVTFPSESEWHKFTQQGFLPRIGMQYHWTNRNYTNFDDFLMDLKHNKRKKIRQERKKVAAQNLIMKRLRGYEIKAKHWDSFYTFYRNTTDNKWGTPHLTREFFHEMGSKMGDQVLLIVAEDSEELVAGALNLIGGDTLFGRLWGCHPQTYYPFLHFEACYYQAIEAAIELNLKTVEAGAQGEHKIERGYLPVTTYSCHYLIDEDFRKAIEDFLVRESSQVKLVMKLLRDSGPFKEGVL is encoded by the exons ATGGCAGCAGTAGCGATAGGAGTGAGGTGCTGCTGCTCATTGTCGTTTCCGTCTCATCgcaaatcttcatcttcttcatgcTCTGATTATTATTACAGAAGAAGAAGTAGTAGAATCAACGCTTCTTCATTGTTCTGGGGATCTTCTAAGGACAACAACAAACAGAAtaacatttcttcttcttcttcttcatcgcATCAGCAACAATTCAGCTTCAATGTTACCACCACAACAGAATCTgaagaagataaagataaaattattacTGTTTCTTTTGTATCTTCAATTTCAGATATTCCATCCACCCAATGGGATGCATGTGCTCTTGATGCTACTGGAGGACCAGACAAGTTCAATCCATTTCTCTCACACGCTTTTCTATCCTCTCTAGAACTATCATCTTCTTCTGTTAAGGAAAAGGGATGGACCCCACACCACATCATCGCTAAGGATATTCATAATCATATTCTCGCTGTTGTTCCTCTCTATCTCAAGACCCATTCTTATGGTGAATTCGTTTTTGATCATTCTTGGGCCAATGCTTACTCTCATTTTTATGGTTCCAATTCTTATTATCCTAAGTTACAATCCTGTGTCCCCTTCACCCCTGTCACCGGTCCAAGGATCTTACTTCGTAACACTTCTTTCAAACATCATATTTTTGACTTCATTGTTTCTGCTATCAAGGATCTCACTGCCATGTCTCAACTTTCATCCTTCCATGTCACTTTTCCCTCTGAAAGCGAGTGGCACAAATTCACTCAACAAGGTTTCCTCCCTAGGATTGGAATGCAGTATCACTGGACCAACCGCAACTATACTAATTTTGACGACTTCTTGATGGACTTGAAGCATAATAAACGGAAAAAGATACGTCAAGAGCGCAAGAAGGTTGCTGCTCAGAACTTGATTATGAAACGCCTCCGCGGTTATGAAATAAAG GCAAAGCACTGGGATTCCTTCTACACCTTTTACAGGAACACAACTGATAACAA ATGGGGTACTCCTCACCTGACGAGGGAATTTTTTCATGAGATGGGATCAAAAATGGGAGATCAAGTACTACTTATTGTTGCTGAAGACAGTGAGGAACTAGTAGCAGGTGCCCTAAATCTTATCGGAGGAGATACTTTGTTTGGGCGCCTATGGGGGTGTCATCCACAAACTTACTATCCATTTTTGCATTTTGAAGCATGTTATTATCAG GCAATTGAAGCAGCGATTGAACTCAATCTTAAAACAGTAGAAGCAGGAGCTCAGGGTGAACATAAGATTGAGCGTGGATATCTTCCAGTGACAACATATAGCTGCCATTACCTTATTGATGAAGATTTTAGGAAAGCTATAGAAGATTTTTTAGTTCGTGAATCTTCTCAG GTGAAGCTTGTTATGAAACTCTTGCGTGATTCTGGTCCTTTCAAGGAAGGTGTCCTGTAG
- the LOC25494373 gene encoding NADPH-dependent pterin aldehyde reductase has protein sequence MGGKGIGNKSVLITGVSKGIGRALAIELANRGHTIIGCSRAQDKLDSLQSLLLPNNHNHLFLNVDVSSNDSVQQMARTVMEMKGGPPDVIVNSAGTINKNNKMWEVPSQEFDLVMDTNLKGTANVLRHFIPLMINNGGGEGIIVNLSSGWGRSGAALVAPYCASKWAIEGLTKSVAKELPQGMAVVALNPGVINTDMLASCFGASASLYQSPESWALKAATMILNLTPADNGASLSV, from the exons ATGGGTGGAAAGGGAATAGGAAATAAAAGTGTGTTGATTACTGGTGTTAGCAAAGGAATTGGTAGGGCTCTTGCTATTGAATTGGCGAATCGAGGTCACACCATTATAGGTTGTTCTCGTGCTCAGGATAAGCTTGATTCTCTTCAATCTCTTTTACTTCcaaataatcataatcatcTCTTCCTCAATGTTGACGTCAGCTCCAATGACAGCGTTCAACAGATGGCTCGCACTGTTATGGAGATGAAGGGGGGTCCACCTGATGTTATTGTGAACAGCGCAGGTACTATCAACAAGAACAACAAGATGTGGGAAGTTCCTTCTCAAGAGTTTGATTTGGTGATGGATACAAACTTGAAAGGAACTGCCAATGTGTTGAGACATTTCATCCCTCTCATGATCAACAATGGAGGAGGAGAAGGTATTATAGTTAACTTGTCTTCTGGTTGGGGAAGATCGGGTGCAGCACTTGTTGCTCCTTACTGTGCATCCAAATGGGCTATTGAAGGACTCACAAAGTCTGTAGCTAAAGAGTTACCACAAGGAATGGCTGTTGTCGCACTCAATCCTGGTGTCATCAACACTGACATGCTTGCTTCTTGCTTTGGTGCTTCCGCTTCTCTTTATCAATCCCCTGAATCATG GGCTCTCAAGGCAGCCACCATGATTCTCAATCTTACTCCAGCAGATAATGGTGCTTCTCTCTCCGTTTGA